The following are from one region of the Salmo trutta chromosome 20, fSalTru1.1, whole genome shotgun sequence genome:
- the LOC115156214 gene encoding uncharacterized protein LOC115156214 isoform X15 produces the protein MGTQGTGRKRNPNKDRSTAEDDALNLISREAEARLAAKRAARAEAREIRMKELERQQKEISDDDERMSVGSRGSVRSSRLGDESTSRVSRSSRLDLQPSSRLSDESISKVSRSSRLDLQPATYASSDLNSNNGLSSSRQRLSSYESSVLLSQISYRRRHRGSLYEDSLYSGSRRVTGSSSRHSEYNSYRGSGSRASSRASSARASPVDDDCNSVASFLRSAATSSGLPRDLDHMTIPNLSDVEDRDYLEKGSRAASTLSAATLASLGGSSSRRESGETSITGDTETSIREIKEIHELKDQIQDVESKYMQSLKEVKDTLVEVEEKYRKAMVSNAQLDNEKNNLMYQVDTLKDSLMELEELLSESRREYEGKSKDFEREKHAHGVLQFQFNEMKETLKQSEELLTEIRQMRLKQDGFVREISDLQETVEWKDKKIGALERQKEYSDAIRNERDELRDEVVQLKDILKKHGIVLRPDLTANGETLELGTEGSASGDPASQLAQDSQTSPMEVGNSMLGRAQETELGSRGDKVVDPGRSRQQEDTHEEEAQENHLTSPTPCSLVGVSETETSREAQPVSPTLGEEVEGSDVNKDSDNGIPVVEVKSGPVCDSEVLVVVTGPEEEVTVAGEGYEAAGVEGTGQGRVEVASEGEMGIKNDKADEAETKVVKSSDDTKETSSKEPTSEYGAAAEQEKNESSKEDVKCLDSYPLPRETIEDTMKNGTQISQGTDLDTPKSPVESNPEPQLEPQKTKKAEALPERTDLQPQAQAGNKKKKGKKKKGETQSDVKQKDHKKSTTETCVVSMTNGTQISLGTDLDTPKSPVESNPEPQPEPQKTKKAYVLPETTDMQPQSQGGKKKKKGKKKGEKQGDETQGDKMSKTEKDEVSTPTDKEPVEAVGEGVITIETQQHLEGTNSSPDRELQSPEQKAQIIAEEGLNLKEEQLEEDRVEVKSEEPTIEVSLTDQAKSEEVVSKKKKKKMKKDKQPTMESEKSEGEISVLSLESNIGIVDPVDHSKCITSAYNPMEELESTTNTGTQKDESGYTTNPDNFGDCLNSSADPKCPLDSKQSTAGNSNNVKEEDTIKVSVEEAQTIQDTKEQGNNFHSPIVLRPELKKSMEPEDLIFHDGVTTHPDQANENATQDLKEAGQDKQNGSPEERTNALEHEYTSMALPANVEKCNNSADEKCCSISLDCNCPAAETIRLPEQLVDLPGCPVTDRHLYENNKPETLDAEEASNGGISIETELNDTETRLQDPLKETPVTIDSFREQSHNESGPCTMLAKAEEQDDPIEAKLEGNKVPGPSEQWNDEENENEGQSFDFSDLVSVVPANVFPITSQEEVSQEMRTMLVGYKIEVEPDKEKANKEEEEDKPQDTEGVSMIVAQQSIDGGSDNAPEKLRSTEEKAQTIVDGQNVNEEQQLITLEEGVSVTYKQKDIAEEGMSVTVEQQGVEESERQQNATEVEALPVEEGEEAIQYGSQQGRRESSQSTEDSAEGNNEQSRTGLKKGSKKVKGKGKEDCRMS, from the exons AGCTCCAGACTCGGTGATGAGAGCACTAGCAGGGTCTCTCGCTCGTCCAGACTAGATCTGCAGCCG AGCTCCAGACTCAGTGATGAGAGCATTAGCAAGGTCTCTCGCTCCTCCAGACTGGACCTGCAGCCG GCAACCTATGCTTCCTCTGACCTTAACAGCAACAATGGTCTGTCCTCTTCTAGGCAACGGCTTTCTTCCTACGAG TCATCCGTGCTACTCAGCCAGATCTCCTACCGGCGCCGTCACAGG GGCTCTTTATATGAGGACAGTCTGTACAGTGGGTCTCGACGGGTGACCGGCTCCAGCTCTCGT CATTCAGAGTACAATAGTTATCGCGGCAGCGGTTCCAGGGCGTCCTCCAGGGCCAGCTCAGCCCGTGCCAGCCCAGTG GATGATGACTGCAACTCTGTGGCCAGTTTCCTGCGCAGCGCAGCCACCAGCAGTGGCCTGCCCAGAGACCTGGATCACATGACCATCCCCAATTTATCGGAC GTGGAGGACAGAGATTACCTGGAAAAGGGATCTCGAGCCGCTTCCACCCTATCGGCAGCCACCCTCGCCTCGCTGGGTGGGTCTTCCTCCCGGAGAGAAAGTGGTGAAACGTCAATCACTGGCGACACAGAAACCTCCATACGAGAGATCAAG GAGATTCATGAGCTGAAGGATCAAATCCAAGATGTGGAGTCAAAGTACATGCAGAGCCTCAAAGAAGTCAAG GATACCttagtggaggtggaggagaagtaCCGCAAGGCCATGGTGTCCAACGCCCAGCTGGACAACGAGAAGAACAACCTGATGTACCAGGTGGACACGCTGAAGGACTCGCTCATGGAGCTGGAGGAGCTGCTGTCCGAGTCACGCCGCGAGTACGAAGGGAAGAGCAAG GACTTTGAGCGTGAGAAACATGCCCACGGCGTGCTGCAGTTCCAGTTCAACGAGATGAAGGAAACGCTAAAACAGAGCGAGGAGTTACTAACA GAGATCCGTCAGATGCGTCTCAAGCAGGACGGCTTTGTTAGGGAAATCTCTGACCTGCAGGAAACCGTGGAGTGGAAGGATAAAAAGATTGGG GCCTTAGAGCGGCAAAAGGAGTATTCGGATGCCATCCGAAATGAGCGGGATGAGCTCAGGGATGAGGTGGTCCAGCTGAAAGACATTCTGAAG AAACATGGAATTGTCCTCAGACCTGACCTGACTGCCAATGGGGAAACGCTGGAGTTGGGAACTGAAGGGTCAGCCAGTGGAGATCCAGCTTCTCAATTGGCTCAGGACTCCCAGACGTCGCCCATGGAAGTGGGGAACAGCATGCTTG GCAGAGCTCAGGAGACGGAGTTGGGAAGTAGAGGAGATAAGGTGGTGGATCCAGGAAGGTCCAGGCAGCAAGAGGATACACACGAGGAGGAGGCTCAAGAGAACCATCTGACCTCGCCCACCCCCTGTAGCCTTGTTGGTGTTTCTGAAACAGAAACATCAAGGGAGGCTCAGCCAGTCTCGCCCACATTGGGGGAAGAGGTTGAAGGCAGTGATGTCAACAAAGACTCTGACAATGGCATACCAGTAGTAGAGGTCAAAAGTGGACCGGTCTGTGATTCTGAGGTACTTGTGGTTGTAACAGGTCCTGAGGAAGAGGTTACAGTAGCGGGGGAGGGGTATGAAGCAGCAGGTGTAGAGGGGACAGGGCAAGGCAGAGTAGAGGTTGCAAGCGAAGGGGAAATGGGAATAAAAAATGACAAGGCAGATGAGGCAGAGACCAAAGTTGTCAAGAGCAGTGACGACACCAAAGAGACGTCCTCAAAAGAGCCTACCTCAGAATATGGTGCAGCAGCTGAACAAGAGAAAAACGAATCAAGTAAAGAGGACGTGAAATGTTTAGACTCGTATCCTCTGCCTAGGGAAACCATTGAGGACACCATGAAAAATGGCACACAGATTAGCCAAGGGACAGACCTTGATACTCCTAAGAGCCCAGTCGAATCAAACCCTGAGCCTCAACTTGAGCCTCAGAAAACAAAAAAGGCTGAAGCGTTACCAGAGAGAACTGACCTGCAGCCACAGGCCCAAGCAGGCAACAAGAAGAAGAAAGGCaagaagaagaagggagagaCACAAAGCGATGTAAAGCAGAAAGACCATAAGAAGAGCACAACAGAAACGTGTGTAGTCTCCATGACAAATGGCACACAGATTAGCCTAGGGACAGACCTTGATACTCCTAAGAGCCCAGTCGAATCAAACCCTGAGCCTCAACCTGAGCCTCAGAAAACAAAAAAGGCATATGTGTTACCAGAGACCACTGACATGCAGCCACAGTCCCAAGGAggcaagaagaaaaagaaaggcAAGAAGAAGGGAGAGAAACAAGGTGATGAAACACAGGGAGATAAGATGAGCAAAACAGAAAAGGATGAGGTCTCCACCCCAACCGATAAGGAGCCAGTAGAGGCGGTAGGAGAGGGGGTTATCACAATAGAGACACAGCAGCATCTAGAGGGGACCAATAGTTCACCAGATCGAGAACTCCAAAGCCCTGAACAAAAAGCACAAATCATAGCTGAGGAGGGACTGAACCTGAAGGAAGAACAACTAGAAGAAGACCGAGTAGAGGTTAAAAGCGAGGAGCCTACCATTGAAGTATCTCTGACTGACCAAGCTAAGAGTGAGGAAGTTGTctcaaagaagaaaaagaagaaaatgAAAAAGGACAAACAACCTACAATGGAATCAGAGAAATCAGAAGGCGAGATATCAGTATTATCCCTTGAGTCCAACATTGGTATTGTTGATCCTGTTGATCACTCCAAGTGTATAACCAGCGCTTATAACCCTATGGAGGAATTAGAATCGACAACAAATACTGGTACCCAGAAGGACGAGTCAGGGTACACAACCAACCCTGATAACTTTGGAGACTGTTTGAACTCTTCAGCTGACCCAAAATGTCCATTGGACTCGAAACAGTCCACAGCTGGGAATTCAAACAATGTCAAAGAGGAAGATACAATCAAGGTCTCAGTTGAAGAGGCTCAAACAATCCAAGACACAAAGGAACAGGGGAATAACTTTCACAGTCCCATCGTTCTAAGACCAGAGCTCAAGAAGAGCATGGAACCTGAAGACCTTATCTTCCATGATGGTGTCACTACTCACCCAGACCAGGCTAATGAAAATGCGACACAAGACCTAAAAGAGGCAGGTCAGGATAAACAAAATGGGAGCCCAGAAGAGCGTACAAATGCACTTGAACATGAATACACTTCAATGGCACTGCCAGCAAATGTAGAGAAATGCAACAATTCAGCAGATGAAAAATGTTGTAGCATATCGCTTGACTGCAACTGCCCTGCTGCTGAGACCATAAGACTGCCTGAACAATTGGTGGATCTACCTGGTTGTCCAGTTACTGACAGGCACTTGTATGAAAACAACAAGCCAGAAACACTTGATGCAGAAGAGGCATCAAATGGAGGGATCTCTATAGAGACCGAGCTGAATGATACAGAAACACGACTACAGGACCCATTAAAAGAAACTCCGGTGACAATTGACTCTTTTAGGGAACAGAGCCACAATGAAAGTGGACCATGCACTATGCTGGCTAAAGCAGAAGAGCAAGACGATCCCATTGAGGCCAAGCTGGAGGGTAACAAGGTACCTGGACCCAGTGAGCAGTGGAATGACGAGGAGAATGAAAATGAGGGTCAATCGTTTGACTTTTCTGACCTAGTTTCAGTGGTTCCTGCAAATGTATTCCCAATAACATCCCAAGAGGAGGTCAGCCAGGAAATGAGAACGATGTTGGTAGGATACAAAATAGAGGTAGAGCCTGATAAAGAGAAGGCTaacaaggaagaggaggaggacaaacCTCAGGACACAGAGGGAGTTAGCATGATAGTGGCACAGCAATCAATTGATGGGGGGTCAGATAATGCACCAGAGAAGCTCCGAAGCACTGAAGAAAAAGCACAAACCATAGTTGATGGCCAGAACGTGAATGAAGAACAACAACTAATCACATTAGAGGAAGGGGTTAGTGtaacatacaaacagaaagacaTTGCAGAGGAGGGAATGAGTGTGACTGTTGAACAGCAAGGTGTagaagagagcgagaggcagCAGAATGCAACTGAGGTAGAGGCTTTGCCagtagaggagggggaagaggcaaTCCAGTATGGGTCACAGCAGGGTAGAAGAGAAAGTAGTCAAAGTACAGAGGATTCAGCAGAGGGCAACAATGAGCAATCTAGGACAGGCTTGAAAAAAGGCAGTAAGAAAGTAAAAGGCAAGGGAAAAGAGGACTGCCGAATGTCCTAG
- the LOC115156214 gene encoding uncharacterized protein LOC115156214 isoform X20, with protein sequence MGTQGTGRKRNPNKDRSTAEDDALNLISREAEARLAAKRAARAEAREIRMKELERQQKEVEDRDYLEKGSRAASTLSAATLASLGGSSSRRESGETSITGDTETSIREIKDTLVEVEEKYRKAMVSNAQLDNEKNNLMYQVDTLKDSLMELEELLSESRREYEGKSKDFEREKHAHGVLQFQFNEMKETLKQSEELLTKHGIVLRPDLTANGETLELGTEGSASGDPASQLAQDSQTSPMEVGNSMLGRAQETELGSRGDKVVDPGRSRQQEDTHEEEAQENHLTSPTPCSLVGVSETETSREAQPVSPTLGEEVEGSDVNKDSDNGIPVVEVKSGPVCDSEVLVVVTGPEEEVTVAGEGYEAAGVEGTGQGRVEVASEGEMGIKNDKADEAETKVVKSSDDTKETSSKEPTSEYGAAAEQEKNESSKEDVKCLDSYPLPRETIEDTMKNGTQISQGTDLDTPKSPVESNPEPQLEPQKTKKAEALPERTDLQPQAQAGNKKKKGKKKKGETQSDVKQKDHKKSTTETCVVSMTNGTQISLGTDLDTPKSPVESNPEPQPEPQKTKKAYVLPETTDMQPQSQGGKKKKKGKKKGEKQGDETQGDKMSKTEKDEVSTPTDKEPVEAVGEGVITIETQQHLEGTNSSPDRELQSPEQKAQIIAEEGLNLKEEQLEEDRVEVKSEEPTIEVSLTDQAKSEEVVSKKKKKKMKKDKQPTMESEKSEGEISVLSLESNIGIVDPVDHSKCITSAYNPMEELESTTNTGTQKDESGYTTNPDNFGDCLNSSADPKCPLDSKQSTAGNSNNVKEEDTIKVSVEEAQTIQDTKEQGNNFHSPIVLRPELKKSMEPEDLIFHDGVTTHPDQANENATQDLKEAGQDKQNGSPEERTNALEHEYTSMALPANVEKCNNSADEKCCSISLDCNCPAAETIRLPEQLVDLPGCPVTDRHLYENNKPETLDAEEASNGGISIETELNDTETRLQDPLKETPVTIDSFREQSHNESGPCTMLAKAEEQDDPIEAKLEGNKVPGPSEQWNDEENENEGQSFDFSDLVSVVPANVFPITSQEEVSQEMRTMLVGYKIEVEPDKEKANKEEEEDKPQDTEGVSMIVAQQSIDGGSDNAPEKLRSTEEKAQTIVDGQNVNEEQQLITLEEGVSVTYKQKDIAEEGMSVTVEQQGVEESERQQNATEVEALPVEEGEEAIQYGSQQGRRESSQSTEDSAEGNNEQSRTGLKKGSKKVKGKGKEDCRMS encoded by the exons GTGGAGGACAGAGATTACCTGGAAAAGGGATCTCGAGCCGCTTCCACCCTATCGGCAGCCACCCTCGCCTCGCTGGGTGGGTCTTCCTCCCGGAGAGAAAGTGGTGAAACGTCAATCACTGGCGACACAGAAACCTCCATACGAGAGATCAAG GATACCttagtggaggtggaggagaagtaCCGCAAGGCCATGGTGTCCAACGCCCAGCTGGACAACGAGAAGAACAACCTGATGTACCAGGTGGACACGCTGAAGGACTCGCTCATGGAGCTGGAGGAGCTGCTGTCCGAGTCACGCCGCGAGTACGAAGGGAAGAGCAAG GACTTTGAGCGTGAGAAACATGCCCACGGCGTGCTGCAGTTCCAGTTCAACGAGATGAAGGAAACGCTAAAACAGAGCGAGGAGTTACTAACA AAACATGGAATTGTCCTCAGACCTGACCTGACTGCCAATGGGGAAACGCTGGAGTTGGGAACTGAAGGGTCAGCCAGTGGAGATCCAGCTTCTCAATTGGCTCAGGACTCCCAGACGTCGCCCATGGAAGTGGGGAACAGCATGCTTG GCAGAGCTCAGGAGACGGAGTTGGGAAGTAGAGGAGATAAGGTGGTGGATCCAGGAAGGTCCAGGCAGCAAGAGGATACACACGAGGAGGAGGCTCAAGAGAACCATCTGACCTCGCCCACCCCCTGTAGCCTTGTTGGTGTTTCTGAAACAGAAACATCAAGGGAGGCTCAGCCAGTCTCGCCCACATTGGGGGAAGAGGTTGAAGGCAGTGATGTCAACAAAGACTCTGACAATGGCATACCAGTAGTAGAGGTCAAAAGTGGACCGGTCTGTGATTCTGAGGTACTTGTGGTTGTAACAGGTCCTGAGGAAGAGGTTACAGTAGCGGGGGAGGGGTATGAAGCAGCAGGTGTAGAGGGGACAGGGCAAGGCAGAGTAGAGGTTGCAAGCGAAGGGGAAATGGGAATAAAAAATGACAAGGCAGATGAGGCAGAGACCAAAGTTGTCAAGAGCAGTGACGACACCAAAGAGACGTCCTCAAAAGAGCCTACCTCAGAATATGGTGCAGCAGCTGAACAAGAGAAAAACGAATCAAGTAAAGAGGACGTGAAATGTTTAGACTCGTATCCTCTGCCTAGGGAAACCATTGAGGACACCATGAAAAATGGCACACAGATTAGCCAAGGGACAGACCTTGATACTCCTAAGAGCCCAGTCGAATCAAACCCTGAGCCTCAACTTGAGCCTCAGAAAACAAAAAAGGCTGAAGCGTTACCAGAGAGAACTGACCTGCAGCCACAGGCCCAAGCAGGCAACAAGAAGAAGAAAGGCaagaagaagaagggagagaCACAAAGCGATGTAAAGCAGAAAGACCATAAGAAGAGCACAACAGAAACGTGTGTAGTCTCCATGACAAATGGCACACAGATTAGCCTAGGGACAGACCTTGATACTCCTAAGAGCCCAGTCGAATCAAACCCTGAGCCTCAACCTGAGCCTCAGAAAACAAAAAAGGCATATGTGTTACCAGAGACCACTGACATGCAGCCACAGTCCCAAGGAggcaagaagaaaaagaaaggcAAGAAGAAGGGAGAGAAACAAGGTGATGAAACACAGGGAGATAAGATGAGCAAAACAGAAAAGGATGAGGTCTCCACCCCAACCGATAAGGAGCCAGTAGAGGCGGTAGGAGAGGGGGTTATCACAATAGAGACACAGCAGCATCTAGAGGGGACCAATAGTTCACCAGATCGAGAACTCCAAAGCCCTGAACAAAAAGCACAAATCATAGCTGAGGAGGGACTGAACCTGAAGGAAGAACAACTAGAAGAAGACCGAGTAGAGGTTAAAAGCGAGGAGCCTACCATTGAAGTATCTCTGACTGACCAAGCTAAGAGTGAGGAAGTTGTctcaaagaagaaaaagaagaaaatgAAAAAGGACAAACAACCTACAATGGAATCAGAGAAATCAGAAGGCGAGATATCAGTATTATCCCTTGAGTCCAACATTGGTATTGTTGATCCTGTTGATCACTCCAAGTGTATAACCAGCGCTTATAACCCTATGGAGGAATTAGAATCGACAACAAATACTGGTACCCAGAAGGACGAGTCAGGGTACACAACCAACCCTGATAACTTTGGAGACTGTTTGAACTCTTCAGCTGACCCAAAATGTCCATTGGACTCGAAACAGTCCACAGCTGGGAATTCAAACAATGTCAAAGAGGAAGATACAATCAAGGTCTCAGTTGAAGAGGCTCAAACAATCCAAGACACAAAGGAACAGGGGAATAACTTTCACAGTCCCATCGTTCTAAGACCAGAGCTCAAGAAGAGCATGGAACCTGAAGACCTTATCTTCCATGATGGTGTCACTACTCACCCAGACCAGGCTAATGAAAATGCGACACAAGACCTAAAAGAGGCAGGTCAGGATAAACAAAATGGGAGCCCAGAAGAGCGTACAAATGCACTTGAACATGAATACACTTCAATGGCACTGCCAGCAAATGTAGAGAAATGCAACAATTCAGCAGATGAAAAATGTTGTAGCATATCGCTTGACTGCAACTGCCCTGCTGCTGAGACCATAAGACTGCCTGAACAATTGGTGGATCTACCTGGTTGTCCAGTTACTGACAGGCACTTGTATGAAAACAACAAGCCAGAAACACTTGATGCAGAAGAGGCATCAAATGGAGGGATCTCTATAGAGACCGAGCTGAATGATACAGAAACACGACTACAGGACCCATTAAAAGAAACTCCGGTGACAATTGACTCTTTTAGGGAACAGAGCCACAATGAAAGTGGACCATGCACTATGCTGGCTAAAGCAGAAGAGCAAGACGATCCCATTGAGGCCAAGCTGGAGGGTAACAAGGTACCTGGACCCAGTGAGCAGTGGAATGACGAGGAGAATGAAAATGAGGGTCAATCGTTTGACTTTTCTGACCTAGTTTCAGTGGTTCCTGCAAATGTATTCCCAATAACATCCCAAGAGGAGGTCAGCCAGGAAATGAGAACGATGTTGGTAGGATACAAAATAGAGGTAGAGCCTGATAAAGAGAAGGCTaacaaggaagaggaggaggacaaacCTCAGGACACAGAGGGAGTTAGCATGATAGTGGCACAGCAATCAATTGATGGGGGGTCAGATAATGCACCAGAGAAGCTCCGAAGCACTGAAGAAAAAGCACAAACCATAGTTGATGGCCAGAACGTGAATGAAGAACAACAACTAATCACATTAGAGGAAGGGGTTAGTGtaacatacaaacagaaagacaTTGCAGAGGAGGGAATGAGTGTGACTGTTGAACAGCAAGGTGTagaagagagcgagaggcagCAGAATGCAACTGAGGTAGAGGCTTTGCCagtagaggagggggaagaggcaaTCCAGTATGGGTCACAGCAGGGTAGAAGAGAAAGTAGTCAAAGTACAGAGGATTCAGCAGAGGGCAACAATGAGCAATCTAGGACAGGCTTGAAAAAAGGCAGTAAGAAAGTAAAAGGCAAGGGAAAAGAGGACTGCCGAATGTCCTAG